The Dehalococcoidales bacterium genome includes a region encoding these proteins:
- a CDS encoding type III pantothenate kinase — protein MLLVFDIANTNIKIGLFDGDKLRANWRISTGVHRMADEYGIMLLDLLRHQKIAPEEITEGAISCVVPPLLTIFHELMLKYFSVKSLVVGPGVKTGVRIRYENPREIGSDLIANAAAALKLYKPPVIVVALGTATAFATVSRDGDYLGGVIAPGIGISAEALYTRTAALPRVELVRPKKAIGPNTVSAMQSGIIFGWAGLIDGIVGRIREELGEKAMVVATGGYAGIIAKESKTIDKVNPDLTLIGIKAIHDMNKE, from the coding sequence ATGCTGCTGGTTTTTGACATAGCCAACACCAACATCAAGATAGGACTGTTCGACGGTGACAAACTCCGCGCCAACTGGCGCATCTCCACCGGCGTGCACCGCATGGCGGACGAATACGGCATCATGCTGCTGGACCTGCTGCGCCACCAGAAAATAGCGCCGGAGGAAATCACCGAGGGGGCAATAAGCTGCGTGGTGCCGCCGCTGCTGACCATTTTCCACGAACTGATGCTGAAGTATTTTAGTGTGAAGTCGCTGGTGGTGGGGCCGGGCGTCAAGACGGGGGTGCGCATCCGCTACGAGAACCCGCGGGAAATAGGCTCCGACCTTATCGCCAACGCGGCCGCCGCGCTGAAGCTCTACAAGCCGCCGGTAATCGTGGTGGCGCTGGGGACGGCCACGGCTTTCGCCACCGTTTCCCGCGACGGCGATTACCTGGGGGGCGTGATAGCGCCGGGGATAGGCATCTCCGCCGAGGCGCTGTATACGCGCACCGCCGCCCTGCCGCGCGTGGAGCTGGTGCGGCCGAAAAAGGCCATCGGGCCCAACACCGTTTCCGCCATGCAGTCCGGCATCATCTTCGGGTGGGCGGGGCTTATCGACGGCATCGTGGGGAGGATACGGGAAGAGCTGGGGGAAAAGGCGATGGTGGTGGCCACCGGGGGGTACGCGGGGATTATCGCCAAAGAGTCCAAGACCATAGATAAAGTCAATCCCGACCTGACGCTGATAGGGATTAAAGCCATACATGATATGAATAAAGAATAG
- a CDS encoding NAD(P)H-hydrate dehydratase, with product MKIVTAAQMRDIDKECARLGTPTSLLMENAGRAVAEETRDFLGGVKKQHILCLIGAGNNGGDGLVAARYLHGWGAKVSVYLCSARPANDANLQLVKESGVTCIEAEHDKNSVKLDALLDNATGVIDALLGTGRMRPLEGIFKQTLERVNSVKINRGFKIIAVDLPSGMDADNGAIDPACPAADLTVTLAFPKPGLFCFPGADRAGLIKIADIGIAASLADNIHTELLTAGWAAGALPARPRHANKGTFGKALIIAGSINYTGAAYLACGGALRAGAGLVTLAATGTVQSVVASRLAEATYLPLPETRRGVVAVEAADIIRHEYAKYNVLLAGCGIAQDPSSAEFIASLLFKPGLPPLVLDADALNILAGIPEWWQKIPDNTILTPHPGEMARLGNLSIEKVQADRLNTARKFAALWGKTVVLKGAFTVIAAADGRCRVSPFANPVLAAAGTGDVLAGVITGLAAQGLNLYDAASLGVYLHSAAGEQLRTEIGEAGVLASDLLPALPAVMNRLKHSGGTGVQYAAGF from the coding sequence ATGAAAATAGTAACCGCCGCGCAAATGAGGGATATTGATAAAGAGTGCGCCCGCCTGGGCACGCCCACCAGCCTGCTAATGGAAAACGCCGGCCGGGCGGTGGCGGAAGAGACGCGGGACTTCCTGGGCGGCGTGAAAAAACAGCACATCCTGTGCCTTATAGGGGCGGGGAATAACGGTGGGGACGGCCTGGTGGCGGCGCGCTACCTGCACGGGTGGGGGGCTAAAGTATCCGTCTATCTTTGCAGCGCCCGTCCCGCCAATGACGCCAATCTACAACTGGTAAAAGAAAGCGGCGTGACCTGCATCGAGGCGGAACATGATAAAAACTCGGTCAAACTCGATGCACTGCTGGACAACGCCACCGGCGTGATAGACGCCCTGCTGGGCACGGGCAGGATGCGCCCGCTGGAGGGCATCTTCAAGCAAACGCTGGAAAGAGTGAATTCCGTTAAAATAAATCGGGGATTTAAAATAATTGCCGTGGATTTGCCGTCCGGCATGGACGCGGACAACGGCGCCATCGACCCCGCCTGCCCCGCCGCCGACCTGACGGTGACGCTGGCTTTTCCCAAGCCGGGGCTGTTCTGTTTCCCCGGGGCGGACAGGGCGGGACTAATTAAGATTGCGGATATCGGCATCGCGGCTTCTCTGGCGGACAATATCCATACCGAGCTGCTCACGGCGGGATGGGCCGCCGGGGCGCTGCCCGCACGCCCGCGCCACGCCAATAAGGGCACCTTCGGCAAGGCGCTGATAATAGCGGGGTCTATAAACTACACCGGCGCCGCCTATTTAGCCTGCGGCGGGGCGCTGCGCGCCGGGGCGGGGCTGGTAACGCTGGCCGCCACCGGCACCGTGCAGTCGGTAGTAGCCTCACGGCTGGCCGAAGCCACCTACCTGCCCTTGCCGGAGACCAGGCGGGGCGTGGTGGCGGTAGAGGCGGCGGACATCATACGCCACGAGTACGCCAAATATAACGTCCTGCTGGCCGGGTGCGGCATCGCGCAGGACCCGTCATCGGCGGAATTTATAGCCTCACTGCTTTTCAAACCGGGGCTGCCGCCGCTGGTGCTGGACGCGGACGCCCTGAATATACTGGCCGGGATACCGGAGTGGTGGCAAAAGATACCGGACAACACCATACTGACCCCCCACCCCGGCGAGATGGCCAGGCTCGGCAATCTATCCATAGAAAAAGTGCAGGCGGACCGTCTCAATACCGCCCGCAAGTTCGCCGCCCTGTGGGGGAAAACGGTGGTGCTCAAGGGGGCTTTTACGGTCATCGCCGCGGCGGACGGGCGCTGCCGGGTCAGCCCTTTCGCCAATCCCGTGCTGGCGGCGGCGGGGACGGGCGATGTGCTGGCGGGGGTCATCACCGGGCTGGCGGCACAGGGGCTCAACCTTTACGACGCCGCTTCGCTAGGCGTTTATTTACACAGCGCCGCCGGCGAACAACTAAGAACAGAAATAGGCGAGGCCGGGGTGCTCGCTTCCGATTTGCTGCCGGCACTGCCGGCGGTCATGAACCGACTGAAACACAGCGGTGGAACGGGGGTGCAATATGCTGCTGGTTTTTGA
- a CDS encoding nitroreductase family protein: MNVYEATTKRRSIRRFQDKAIPDAVLEKCIDAARLAPSGRNQQLCEYIVINDAGVLPGVFEHIGGSAKLPPDKGGPAPTQTPKAYTLILINKAKEGDGNRRRVTLMDAGMAAENVILTALEQGLGCCPILMFNEKELKLILDIPEDYDIALVIAMGYPDETPVTDVAGDSTNIYVDDKNVRHVPKKALRDVIHKNRF, translated from the coding sequence ATGAACGTTTATGAAGCCACCACCAAACGGCGGTCTATCCGCCGCTTCCAAGATAAAGCCATCCCGGACGCCGTCCTGGAAAAGTGCATCGACGCTGCGCGACTGGCCCCCAGCGGCCGTAACCAGCAGCTCTGCGAGTACATCGTCATCAACGACGCCGGGGTGCTGCCCGGCGTCTTCGAGCACATCGGCGGGTCGGCCAAGCTGCCGCCGGACAAGGGCGGCCCCGCCCCCACCCAGACCCCTAAAGCGTATACCCTCATCCTGATAAACAAAGCGAAGGAGGGCGACGGGAACCGGCGGCGCGTGACGCTGATGGACGCGGGGATGGCGGCGGAGAATGTCATACTGACCGCGCTGGAGCAGGGCCTGGGCTGCTGCCCGATACTGATGTTCAACGAAAAAGAGCTCAAGCTCATCCTGGATATACCGGAGGACTACGATATAGCCCTGGTGATAGCGATGGGCTACCCGGACGAGACTCCGGTAACGGATGTGGCCGGAGATTCTACTAATATCTATGTCGACGACAAGAACGTGCGGCACGTGCCCAAGAAAGCCCTCCGGGACGTGATACACAAGAACAGGTTCTAG
- a CDS encoding Mut7-C RNAse domain-containing protein: protein MSELKFIVDHNVGKLARWLRMMGYDSAFFTGEDDGEMVRQALAEDRILLTRDTGIIKRRAAVTGRLKVILFQTEKPEEQMRQVVSGFNLKEQAHPFTLCLECNEPLVDISPAEVKDRVPPHVFQTQSKYVACPACRRVYWRGTHWAAMLRRLEKLAGMAEN, encoded by the coding sequence ATCAGCGAGCTGAAATTCATCGTCGACCACAACGTGGGCAAGCTGGCGCGATGGCTGCGCATGATGGGCTACGACAGCGCATTTTTCACCGGGGAGGACGACGGGGAAATGGTGCGGCAGGCGCTGGCGGAAGACAGGATTCTGCTGACACGGGACACCGGTATTATCAAGCGCAGGGCGGCCGTGACCGGAAGGCTCAAGGTCATCCTGTTCCAGACGGAAAAGCCGGAAGAGCAGATGCGGCAGGTGGTCAGCGGGTTCAACCTAAAAGAGCAAGCGCACCCCTTTACGCTTTGCCTGGAATGCAACGAGCCCCTGGTTGATATTTCTCCGGCGGAGGTCAAAGACCGGGTGCCGCCGCACGTTTTTCAAACGCAGAGCAAGTACGTGGCGTGCCCCGCCTGCCGCCGCGTTTACTGGCGCGGCACCCACTGGGCGGCCATGCTGCGCCGACTTGAAAAACTCGCCGGCATGGCCGAGAATTAG
- a CDS encoding queuosine precursor transporter has translation MKISYRMVIIIGIYITCLITANTVVIKFVNFGPAALPAAVIVFPLSYIFGDILTEVYGYKTARRVIWLGFGCNLIFVFFAWIAQILPAASFWQWQEQYETILGHTPRILAASFSGYLVGEFTNSYILSRMKILTKGRWLWSRTIGSTIVGEGLDSGVFLTLAFIGTPLFVPSTILNHWIAKVVIETVLTPATYGIVNWLKRKEGVDAYDYATSYNPFTMSEKA, from the coding sequence ATGAAAATCTCCTACCGCATGGTAATCATCATCGGTATATATATCACCTGCCTGATTACCGCCAACACCGTCGTCATCAAATTCGTCAACTTCGGCCCGGCAGCGCTGCCGGCAGCGGTTATCGTTTTCCCTTTAAGCTACATCTTCGGGGACATTTTGACCGAGGTCTACGGCTACAAAACAGCGCGGCGGGTTATCTGGCTGGGCTTCGGCTGCAACCTGATTTTCGTGTTCTTCGCCTGGATAGCGCAGATATTGCCGGCGGCCTCTTTCTGGCAGTGGCAGGAGCAGTACGAGACGATACTGGGACACACGCCGCGCATACTGGCGGCGTCTTTCAGCGGCTACCTGGTGGGAGAGTTCACCAACTCCTATATCCTCTCCCGGATGAAAATACTGACCAAGGGGCGCTGGCTGTGGAGCCGGACTATCGGCTCTACCATCGTGGGGGAGGGGCTGGACAGCGGCGTGTTTCTAACGCTGGCGTTCATCGGCACCCCCCTTTTCGTCCCTTCCACCATATTGAACCACTGGATAGCCAAGGTGGTTATCGAGACCGTACTGACGCCCGCCACCTACGGCATCGTCAACTGGCTGAAACGTAAAGAGGGCGTCGACGCCTACGACTACGCCACCAGCTATAACCCTTTCACCATGTCCGAAAAGGCGTAG
- a CDS encoding magnesium transporter CorA family protein: MAKIFNWNRDSAKKKGLLQEPALEKLDIDILTWEDLTWVNIETATQAEMDWLADNYHFHELTLDDCLSRRQVSKIDSYPGYIFFIFHFPFYHKETRIASKRQWSAFIGDKYIVTVNTAVMKTLMALFRDCQANEDARNEYMVNGSGFLLYRILDRAIDSYLPVLDKILNLMEDVEDAVFDEDIEAAKELSILRRDIITQRAVMFPTRDLFTEMENKLKRFSKTDVTAYFNDLMDHMNRICNTLDECKEIIEVFKDTDVVLSTDRLNRVMRILTIFSTILLPFLTISSIYGMNVFTPGGIEEGGLTTFITIIIVMAVIAVVMLIFFRKRRWI, translated from the coding sequence ATGGCTAAGATATTCAACTGGAACAGAGACAGCGCCAAGAAAAAGGGGCTCCTGCAAGAACCGGCACTTGAAAAACTGGATATCGATATCCTCACCTGGGAGGATTTGACCTGGGTCAATATCGAGACTGCCACGCAGGCGGAAATGGACTGGCTGGCGGACAACTATCATTTCCACGAGCTGACCCTGGACGACTGCCTCAGCCGCCGCCAGGTATCCAAAATAGACAGCTATCCCGGCTACATTTTCTTCATCTTTCACTTCCCCTTCTACCACAAAGAGACCCGCATCGCCTCCAAGAGACAATGGTCGGCTTTCATCGGGGACAAGTACATCGTTACGGTCAATACCGCGGTAATGAAAACCCTGATGGCGCTTTTCCGCGATTGCCAGGCCAACGAAGACGCCCGCAACGAATACATGGTCAACGGCTCCGGCTTCCTGCTCTACCGGATACTGGACCGCGCCATAGACTCCTACCTGCCCGTCCTGGATAAAATCCTGAACCTGATGGAGGACGTGGAAGACGCCGTATTCGACGAGGACATTGAGGCAGCCAAGGAACTGAGCATCCTGCGCCGGGACATCATTACGCAGCGGGCGGTCATGTTCCCCACCCGCGATCTGTTCACGGAGATGGAAAACAAGCTGAAGCGTTTCAGCAAAACGGACGTCACCGCGTACTTTAACGACCTCATGGACCACATGAACCGGATATGCAATACCCTGGACGAATGCAAGGAGATAATCGAGGTATTCAAGGATACCGATGTTGTTTTAAGCACCGACCGCCTTAACCGGGTGATGCGCATCCTCACCATCTTTTCCACCATTCTGCTGCCTTTCCTGACAATTTCCAGCATTTACGGCATGAACGTCTTTACTCCCGGAGGCATTGAAGAAGGCGGCCTGACCACATTTATCACAATAATCATCGTCATGGCCGTCATCGCCGTGGTCATGCTTATTTTCTTCCGCAAACGCCGCTGGATATAG
- a CDS encoding acetyl-CoA C-acetyltransferase — MSEAVIVSGARTAIGNFGGALQDVSAVKLGSTVIQGAMKKAGLKPKGDASYGPESLKDQGLTDLEKKYANWDSSLQGVQVDEVIFGNVIQAGQGQNPARQAAIYAGVPKEVNAFTVNKVCASGMKAVALAAQSIKAGDAEVVIAGGMENMSSVPYFMPKARWGARMFNAEMVDGMVFDGLWETFYNYHMGMTAENIATKYGISRQEQDAFALESNNRALAAIKNGIFKDEIVPVDIKIKRETKAFEVDEHPRETSLEALGKLPTVFKADGGVTAGNASAITDAGAAVLVMSANKAKELGVKPIVSVKAYATGGVDPAYMGLGVIPATRKALKLAGLTLKDIDYIELNEAFASQSIGCIRELDIDMSKTNLYGGGISLGHPIGCTGTRIIISLMNEMKRHNLHFGLATLCIGGGQGMAVILERK, encoded by the coding sequence ATGAGTGAAGCAGTAATAGTAAGCGGAGCCAGGACGGCCATCGGCAACTTCGGGGGAGCCCTGCAGGATGTCTCGGCGGTAAAGCTGGGCAGCACGGTTATCCAGGGCGCCATGAAGAAGGCTGGGCTCAAGCCCAAGGGCGACGCCAGCTACGGGCCGGAATCGCTCAAGGACCAGGGACTGACCGACCTGGAAAAGAAATACGCTAACTGGGATAGCTCATTGCAGGGCGTCCAGGTGGACGAGGTCATCTTCGGCAACGTGATCCAGGCCGGGCAGGGGCAGAACCCCGCGCGCCAGGCCGCTATTTACGCCGGCGTCCCCAAGGAAGTCAACGCCTTTACCGTCAATAAAGTATGCGCGTCCGGCATGAAGGCCGTGGCCCTGGCCGCGCAGTCCATCAAAGCCGGCGACGCCGAGGTGGTTATTGCCGGAGGCATGGAAAACATGAGCTCCGTCCCCTATTTCATGCCCAAAGCCCGCTGGGGCGCCCGCATGTTCAACGCCGAGATGGTGGACGGCATGGTCTTCGACGGCCTGTGGGAAACGTTTTACAACTACCACATGGGCATGACCGCGGAAAACATCGCCACCAAGTACGGCATTTCCCGCCAGGAGCAGGACGCGTTCGCGCTGGAAAGCAATAACCGCGCCCTGGCGGCTATCAAGAACGGCATTTTCAAGGATGAAATCGTGCCGGTAGACATTAAAATCAAGAGAGAGACCAAGGCGTTTGAAGTGGACGAGCACCCCCGGGAGACCTCCCTGGAAGCGCTGGGCAAGCTGCCCACCGTGTTCAAAGCGGACGGCGGCGTGACCGCGGGCAACGCATCAGCGATTACCGATGCCGGCGCCGCGGTCTTGGTAATGTCCGCCAACAAAGCCAAGGAGCTGGGCGTGAAACCCATCGTTTCCGTTAAAGCTTACGCCACCGGCGGCGTGGACCCGGCCTACATGGGCCTGGGCGTTATTCCCGCCACCCGCAAAGCCCTCAAGCTGGCCGGGCTGACGCTCAAGGACATCGACTACATCGAGTTGAACGAGGCTTTCGCCTCACAGTCCATCGGCTGTATCCGCGAGCTGGATATCGACATGAGCAAGACCAACCTGTACGGCGGCGGCATCTCGCTGGGGCATCCCATCGGCTGCACCGGCACCCGCATCATCATCTCCCTGATGAACGAAATGAAGCGGCACAACCTGCACTTCGGCCTGGCCACCCTCTGCATCGGCGGGGGGCAGGGCATGGCGGTAATCCTGGAAAGAAAGTAG
- a CDS encoding SDR family NAD(P)-dependent oxidoreductase, with translation MSTEAKVALVTGGSGGLGSVHCLSLADAGYKVAVVAHNHMEKAKDVVAQIVKKGKQAMALKMDVANAEEVEAGVASVEKTLGPVDVLVNNAADGIVRAVTIVKMKAEDWVHDLNVNLTGPFNTIKRCLPGMTERGWGRIINVSSIAGTMGGAGQCSYAATKSGLIGLTKTVALETARKGVTCNAVVLGIVDGGAFHEVTPEFQERIAKSIAIRRAGTPQEISNVVVFLASEGASYITGEAIEVSGGAGLFIF, from the coding sequence ATGAGCACCGAAGCAAAAGTAGCCCTGGTTACGGGCGGTTCGGGCGGACTCGGCAGCGTGCATTGCCTGTCCCTAGCCGATGCCGGGTACAAGGTAGCCGTAGTCGCGCACAATCACATGGAAAAAGCCAAGGACGTGGTGGCGCAAATAGTTAAAAAAGGGAAACAGGCGATGGCACTCAAGATGGATGTGGCCAATGCCGAAGAGGTGGAAGCCGGCGTAGCCTCCGTGGAAAAAACGCTGGGGCCAGTGGACGTCCTGGTGAACAACGCCGCCGACGGCATAGTGCGGGCGGTGACCATCGTCAAAATGAAGGCCGAGGACTGGGTTCACGATTTAAATGTCAACCTGACCGGTCCCTTCAACACGATAAAGCGCTGCCTGCCGGGCATGACGGAGCGGGGGTGGGGACGCATCATTAATGTTTCCTCCATCGCCGGGACCATGGGCGGCGCGGGACAGTGCAGCTATGCCGCCACCAAATCCGGGCTTATAGGCCTGACCAAGACGGTGGCGCTGGAGACCGCCCGCAAGGGCGTGACCTGCAACGCGGTGGTGCTGGGGATAGTGGACGGCGGGGCTTTCCATGAAGTGACGCCGGAGTTCCAGGAGCGCATCGCCAAGAGCATAGCGATACGCCGCGCCGGCACGCCGCAGGAAATCAGCAACGTGGTCGTCTTCCTGGCCTCCGAGGGGGCCAGCTATATAACCGGTGAAGCCATAGAGGTCAGCGGCGGCGCAGGACTATTCATCTTCTAA